The DNA region GGGACCCTTGCGGACGCCCGCGAAGCGGTTGCGCTCCCTGCGGCGCTCGGCGCTCGTGAGGCCCTTCTTGTTCGTGCGCGCTCCACTGGTCCGGCCCGGTCCTCCCCGCGCGGGAACGAAGGTGTCCACCGTCAGGAAGCGGAACAGCGGGATGTACAGCAGCAGCACGAAGATCAGGGTGCCCCACCACGTGTCCAGGTACGGCCCAAGCCCGAAGGCCCGCCCCACCGCCGAGAGGACCGTGGCGAGCACGGTGAAGAGCAGCACCCGCACGAGCAGCCGCAGCAGCTTGGGCCGCGTGAAGCCCGGCGTGGGGTCGGGCGTGACGAGCCAGCGCCAGAACCTCATGCGCCCGCCCCCTCGGCGGCGGGGCGGGCGGCGGCCCCCAGCGTCACCCGGTCGCGGAAGGCCGTCAGCTCCGGCCACTCGGTCTGCCCGGCGTCCACGTCGATCACGAGCGCGGGCTTGTGCGTTCCCCGCGCCAGGCGCTCCAGCACCCGGCGGTGCGCCCCGTCGCGGGCGGGCGCGGCGAGCAGGACGCCCCGCACGGCGCTCTTGCCCTCCAGCAGCCGCAGGGCGCCGAAGAGTTCCTTTTCGCCCGCCGGGGCCGTCTCCGCCCGCTCCATCCGCTCGCCCCGCGCCTCAACCTGCGAGGCGGGCAGGTCGGGGGAGTAGACGGGGTGCAGGCCCAATTCGTCGAGTGCCGCCCGCAGCCCGGCGCTCAGGTCCGGGTCGCCCAGCAGGGCGCGCGGGCCGATCACGGCGACCGTGGCGCGCGAGGCCCGGCTGAGCGTCGGCATCTCCTCACGCCCGCCCGCCGCCAGGGGTTTGACCCGCTCCAGGGCCAGCCGCACCCGGCCCGGGTTGCGGGTCAGCCCCTGGCCCAGCTCCAGCGCCGCCGCCGTCATCTCCGGCCCGCCGTCCGGCAGGGCGAGAAGCTGGGGCAGGCCGCTGATGCGCCGGGGCAGCAGCTCCGTCAGGGCCTCGCCCCAGGGGTCGTCGCGCACGGGGGCCGTCTGCGGAATCAGCACCGCATCCACCCGCCCGAGTTCAAGCACGCGCCCCAGCACGAGCTGCACCTGCACGGGTTCGCCCGGCAGGCTCGCCTGGCCCAGCGCCCACGCCTCCTGGGCGGGGAGGGCAGGCCGCACCACCTCCACCCCGAGTTCCTTGAGAAACGCCGCCCAGTACCGCGTGTAGCGGGCGCCCAGCACATCCAGCAGACCGACCTTCATTCCACGCAGTGTATAGGCCCGGCGGCCCGGGACAGGGGGACGCCACCCTTTCCCCTATCCTGCCGGGCATGACCCTCACCCTGCCCGAGTCCCTGCGCCGGGTGCTCCCCGCCGCCCGTTGGGAAAGCGTCACCCACGGCGAGAGCGGGGCGGGCGTGTGGCGCAGCCAGCGGTTCGTGGTGAAGGTGCAGGAACGCGGAGGGTCGCCCGTCAGTACCCTCCTCCAAGAGCGGGAGCGGCTGCGCTGGTTCCGGGGCCGGGTGCCCGTGCCCGCCGTGGTCGGCTACGAGGTGACGGACACGCACGAGTACCTCGCCATGACCCGCCTGCCCGGCATTCCCATGAGTGACCCCGACGCCCTGCTGCACCCGGGGCGCGTCACCGACCTCCTCGCCCGGGCGCTGCGCGAGCTGCATGCCCTTCCCGTGCGCGAGTGCCCCTTCAACATGACCCTGCCCGTCACCCTGCGCCTCGCCCGCGAGCAGGTCGAGGCGGGGCGGGTGGACGAGGCCGACTTCGACGACGAACGGCAGGGCTGGAGTGCCGCCCAGGTTTGGAAAGAACTGGTCCGCACTCGGCCCACCCAAGAAGATGTGGTCGTCACCCACGGCGACCCCTGCCTTCCCAACCTCATCCTGAACGGCGCGTACGTGGAGGGTTTCATCGACGTGGGACGCGCGGGTCTGGCCGACCGCCATGCCGACCTCGCCCTGACGTACCGGAGCCTCATTCGCAATATCGACCAGGAACACGCCGAGCGCTTTCTCGATCTCTACGGGCGGGAGTTCGTCGATGGGGGGAAGCTGGCGTATTACCGATTACTGGATGAATTGTTCTGACCTACCGAGGGGCCGGGCTTCCTTTCCCCGAGGGGCACTCGCGCACCTGAGGTACCTCGCGGGTGAGGTATTGGTCATCCCGGCTGCGTCTCCCCTCGCCCCGGCGCTGGGCGCCGACTTTCCTCCGCGAGGGGAGGGGGTGAAGTCGTCCTCGGCTATGCCCTCGGTTACGCCCACTCGCTCCTGACCCTGCCCACGGAGTTCCAGGTCAACTGCCGTCTCGCCTACCGGGCGCCGCCTCACCCCATGCTCTACTGCCCCTCGTGCGTGCGCTTGCCCTCCTCGTGACCCGTCGGCCCTGGCTGGTGCTGCTGCTGTGGGCGCTGCTCGCCGCCGTGAGTGCCTATCCGGCCTCGCTCGCCCCGAGGAATCTCAGCGCCAATCCCGGGGAATTGAAGGACGCCGAGAGTTCCCGCGTGACGGCCCTGCTCCGCGAGCGCTTCGGCGAGAGGGACACGAACACGGCCCTGCTGGTCACCCGCTCGAACCCGCCCCTGAGTACGCCGCAGGGCCGGGCCGTCTACGACCGTTTCGTCACCGATTTGGAGGCGGTACCGGGCGTCACCCGCGTGCTGCGGGCGGGAGTGCAGGGAACGGTGCCCACCGTCAGCCCGGACGGCACGCTGGCCCTGACCGTCGCGCAGATTCCGCTGCGGGAGGGGGCGAGTGGGGCGCTGGCCCGGGTGCGCGCCTACGCCGAACAGGCAGAGCAGGAGCTGGGGGGGGGGCGGCTCGACGTGCGCGTCACGGGCGGGCAGGCCATCGCGGACGATTTCACCGCCTTCGCCGAGGGGGACACCAAACGCAGCGAGTTCGCGGCCCTGCCCCTCACCGGGCTCGTGCTGCTGGGCGTCTTTGGGGCCCTCGTCGCCACCGGGCTGCCGCTGGCCGTCGGGGTCCTGAGCATCACGGTGGCGATGGCGGGACTGTACGGGCTGACGCGGGTGGCGGAGGTGTCCACCTTCGCCCAGAGTGTGATCACCCTGATCGGCCTGGGGGCGGGGATCGACTACGCCCTGCTCATGGTCAACCGCTTCCGCGAGGAACTGGCGCGGGACGGGGACTCGCGGGCGGCGGCGGCCAGAACCGTCCTCACCGCCGGGCGCAGCGTGCTGTTCAGCGGCCTGACGGTCGCCATCGCGATGGCCGCCCTGATCATCCCGCCCATCGCCTTTGTGCGCTCGATGGGCCTGGGCGGTGTTCTGGCCGTGCTCCTCACCGTGCTGGCGAGCGTGACCGCGCTGCCCGCCCTGCTGGCGCTGCTCGGCGAACGGGTGAACAGCCCCCGGCTCCTCAGGTTCACCTGGAGTCAGAGCGCGGGGGTCTCCGGGGCGTGGACCGCCTTCGCCCGGCGGGTGACGGCGCGGCCCTGGCTGGCGGTCATTCTCAGCACCCTCTTCCTGCTCGTGCTCGCGCTGCCCGCCCTGGGGATGAGGACCGGGTACGCGGGCGCCTGGGGCCTCACGCCCGGGGTGGAGAGCCGGGATGCCCTCGCCGACGTGCGTGACCTGGGGGCGGGCGGCCTCCTCAGCCAGTTTGAGGTCATCCTCGACCTGGGGGGCAGGCGGTACGGCCCGGAGGACCGCGCCCGGTTCCGGCAGGTGGTGAATGACCTGCGCGCGTTGCCCGGCGTGCAAGCGGTCATCAGCCCCTTCCTCACGCCCGCTGACCTGGCTGGGGAGGTTGGGAACAGGGGGACAGACACACTGGGAGCCCTGAGCCTCCTCACCCGCCGCTCCTTCAGCGAGGACCGGACCCTGCTGCGCGTCACCGTCGTCCCAGGCACCTACCTGCGTGCCGACCAGATCGACCCCTTCGAGGCGCGGCTGCGGGCGACGCTTTCGCGGAGCGGGTTCCGCTTCCTGTTGGGCGGCGCCCCGGTCGGCGAGCGCGAGTTCAGCCGGGCGATCACGGACGCGCTGCCCGCAGCCGTCCTTACCGTTTTCGGGGCGACCTTCCTGCTGCTGACGGTCGCCTTCCGCAGCCTGCTCGTGCCTCTCAAGAGCATCCTGATGAACGCGCTGACGGTGGGCGCGGCTTACGGGGTCGTCACGCTCGTCGTGCAGGAGGGCTTTCTCGCCGGGCCGCTCGGCATTCCGCGGGACGTGGGCGTCCTCGACTCCAGCCTGCCCCTGATCCTCTTCGCGGTGCTCTTCGGCCTGAGCATGGATTACGAGATTTTCCTGCTCTCCCGCGTGCAGGAGGAGGTGCTGCGCGGCCACCCCAACGACGAGGCGGTGGTCCTCGCCGTGGGCCGCACCGCCCGGATCATCACGTCGGCGGCCCTGATCATGTTCATCGTGTTCTGCGCCTTTGTCGTCGGGCGGGTCGTCGCCAACAAGAGCATCGGCCTGGGGCTGGCCGTCGCGGTGGCCCTGGACGCCACCCTCGTGCGGCTCGTCCTCGTGCCCGCCTTCCTCAAGATCGCGGGGCACTGGAACTGGTGGCTGCCAGGCTGGCTGGGCCGCCGGATGCCCAGGGTCCGGGTGGAGCACTGAGGGACGGCGAAAGATCCGCGTCAGACAGCAGGAGTCCAATGATGAAGAGTTCCTTCAGACCGTGGGGGAACCCTCCCGGAGGCACAATGCTGACCGTCCATCTTCACCTCTGCAACGGCGACGTCATCACCATCCCCATGACCCGCTCCCAGCGGGACCGACTGGGCCGCACGTTGAACCAGGCCGTCCTCCCCGTCACGCCCTTCGAGGCGACGGTGGATGGTGCCGACCTCTCGATCCCGTGGCGCTCCATCGCCTACCTGTCCTCGCCCGCCCAGCCGAAGACTGAGCTGCTGTCCGGCCAGGCGGCGGATTAAAGACTCTGACCCTCCTGCCCCGCTTCGGCGGGGTTTTTGCTTTCTCCTGCGGTTCTCAGTCCTTGACTGGGGAGCCCTGCTGCTGCCTCTCCACGACCGTTCCCCGCGTATCGATGGGCAGGTCGAGGACCCGCCCGGTCAGCCCGTTCTTGGTCATCACCCCGTGCAGGTAACGGTGCAGCCGCTCGGTGTTCTCCCGCGTGTCGTGGAAGCACAGCACGGTCGGCCCCGCCCCGCTCAGCGCCGCGCCCAGCGCGCCGTGGCGGTGCGCCTCCTCCAGAATGTCGCTCAGGCCGGGCACGAGCGGCGCCCGCCAGATCTGGTGGATGTAGTCCTGCATCGCGTGCCGCAGCAGGTCGAGCCGCCCCTGCGCGAGGGCGGCGGCCAGCAGCGCCGCGTGCGAGAGGGCGTGGACGGCGTCGGCCCGGCTGTATTCCCCCGGCAGCACGGCGCGGGCCTTGCTCGTGCTGAGTTCGAAGTCGGGGATGAGGACCGTCACGCCCAGGTTCGCCGGGGGGTCCAGCCGGACGTAATGCGTGCCCAGCTTGTCGAGCGTGGCGACCACGATGCCGCCGAAAAGGGCCGGGGCCACGTTGTCGGGGTGCCCCTCCTCACGCGCGGCCACGTCCAGCACCTGCTCGTCGCTCAGGGGCCGGCCTAGCAGCTCGTTCCCGGCCACGATTCCCGCTACGAGCGCGGCGGCGCTGCTCCCGAGCCCCCGGGCCAGCGGCACCTCCGTCTCGATCTCGACGCGGGCGGGGGGGAGGGGCCGCCGTGCCCGCCCGGCCGCCAGCTCCATCGCCCGGTACACGTAGTTGCCCTCGTCGGCGGGGGTGCCCTCCAGCTCAGGGCCAAGGGGTACGACCTCGGTAACCTCCTGGGGCGTGACCCGCAGCGTGGTGTAGAGGGGCACGCTCAGTCCCAGGCTGTCGAACCCGGGGCCGAGGTTGGCGCTCGACGCGGGGGCGCGAACAGTGAAGGAGGTCATGGGGCGACTCCGGGAGATGGGGGCAGAAGGCGGAGGGCGGGGGGCCAGCAAAAGCCCACGCTCCGGGCCGCCCTCCGCCTCTTGCTTCCTGCCACCAGCCCTCTCAAAGAATGCTCTCCAGCACCCGCTCCATATGCGCCTCGACCGCCCGCGGAGCCTCGACCGAGCGCAGCGCCGCATCGGGATCCTTCAGGCCGTTACCCGTGAGGACGGCGACGACGGTTTGGCCCGGCGTAAGCCTCCCGGCGGCGTGCAGCTTCAGCAATCCGGCAATCGGGGTGGCGCTCGCCGGTTCGCAGAACACGCCCTCGGCGGCGACGAGGTTGTAGGCGTGCATGATCTCCTCGTCGGAGGCCATGTCGAACAGGCCCCCCGACTCGCGCACGGCGGCCCGGGCGAGGTCGGCGCTCGCCGGGTTGCCGATGCGGATGGCGGTGGCGAGGGTCTGCGGCTCGTCCACGATGGCGTCCCGCACGAAGGGCGCGGCCCCCTCAGCCTGAAAGCCCCACATCCTCGGCAGGCTGCGGCTCTTGCCCGCCTCCCGGTACTCCCGGAAGCCCATCCAGTACGCGCTGATGTTGCCCGCGTTCCCCACCGGGATGGCGAGGATGTCGGGCGCCCGGCCCAGCACGTCCACGATCTCGAAGGCGCCCGTCTTCTGCCCCTGGAGGCGGTAGGGATTGACCGAGTTCACCAGGGCGATGGGATGCTCGGCGCTGATCTGCCGCACGAGTTTCAGGGCCGCGTCGAAGTTCCCGTTGATCGCCACGATCCTCGCCCCGTACGCCATCGCCTGGGCGAGCTTGCCCAGGGCGATGTTCCCGTCGGGAATCAGGACGATGCACCTCAGCCCGGCGCGGGCGGCATACGCGGCGGCGGCGGCGCTCGTGTTCCCGGTGCTCGCGCAGATGATCGTGTCCGCCCCGTCCTCGACCGCCTTGGCGACCGCCATCACCATGCCCCGGTCCTTGAAGCTCCCGGTGGGGTTGAGCCCCTCGTACTTCAGGTAAAGGTCCACGCCCAGGCGCTCGCTG from Deinococcus aerius includes:
- the thrB gene encoding homoserine kinase, yielding MTSFTVRAPASSANLGPGFDSLGLSVPLYTTLRVTPQEVTEVVPLGPELEGTPADEGNYVYRAMELAAGRARRPLPPARVEIETEVPLARGLGSSAAALVAGIVAGNELLGRPLSDEQVLDVAAREEGHPDNVAPALFGGIVVATLDKLGTHYVRLDPPANLGVTVLIPDFELSTSKARAVLPGEYSRADAVHALSHAALLAAALAQGRLDLLRHAMQDYIHQIWRAPLVPGLSDILEEAHRHGALGAALSGAGPTVLCFHDTRENTERLHRYLHGVMTKNGLTGRVLDLPIDTRGTVVERQQQGSPVKD
- a CDS encoding APH(3') family aminoglycoside O-phosphotransferase, whose amino-acid sequence is MTLTLPESLRRVLPAARWESVTHGESGAGVWRSQRFVVKVQERGGSPVSTLLQERERLRWFRGRVPVPAVVGYEVTDTHEYLAMTRLPGIPMSDPDALLHPGRVTDLLARALRELHALPVRECPFNMTLPVTLRLAREQVEAGRVDEADFDDERQGWSAAQVWKELVRTRPTQEDVVVTHGDPCLPNLILNGAYVEGFIDVGRAGLADRHADLALTYRSLIRNIDQEHAERFLDLYGREFVDGGKLAYYRLLDELF
- a CDS encoding MMPL family transporter, translating into MRALALLVTRRPWLVLLLWALLAAVSAYPASLAPRNLSANPGELKDAESSRVTALLRERFGERDTNTALLVTRSNPPLSTPQGRAVYDRFVTDLEAVPGVTRVLRAGVQGTVPTVSPDGTLALTVAQIPLREGASGALARVRAYAEQAEQELGGGRLDVRVTGGQAIADDFTAFAEGDTKRSEFAALPLTGLVLLGVFGALVATGLPLAVGVLSITVAMAGLYGLTRVAEVSTFAQSVITLIGLGAGIDYALLMVNRFREELARDGDSRAAAARTVLTAGRSVLFSGLTVAIAMAALIIPPIAFVRSMGLGGVLAVLLTVLASVTALPALLALLGERVNSPRLLRFTWSQSAGVSGAWTAFARRVTARPWLAVILSTLFLLVLALPALGMRTGYAGAWGLTPGVESRDALADVRDLGAGGLLSQFEVILDLGGRRYGPEDRARFRQVVNDLRALPGVQAVISPFLTPADLAGEVGNRGTDTLGALSLLTRRSFSEDRTLLRVTVVPGTYLRADQIDPFEARLRATLSRSGFRFLLGGAPVGEREFSRAITDALPAAVLTVFGATFLLLTVAFRSLLVPLKSILMNALTVGAAYGVVTLVVQEGFLAGPLGIPRDVGVLDSSLPLILFAVLFGLSMDYEIFLLSRVQEEVLRGHPNDEAVVLAVGRTARIITSAALIMFIVFCAFVVGRVVANKSIGLGLAVAVALDATLVRLVLVPAFLKIAGHWNWWLPGWLGRRMPRVRVEH
- the thrC gene encoding threonine synthase is translated as MPGLIERYREYLPLTDRTPPLTLHEGNTPLIPAPKLSERLGVDLYLKYEGLNPTGSFKDRGMVMAVAKAVEDGADTIICASTGNTSAAAAAYAARAGLRCIVLIPDGNIALGKLAQAMAYGARIVAINGNFDAALKLVRQISAEHPIALVNSVNPYRLQGQKTGAFEIVDVLGRAPDILAIPVGNAGNISAYWMGFREYREAGKSRSLPRMWGFQAEGAAPFVRDAIVDEPQTLATAIRIGNPASADLARAAVRESGGLFDMASDEEIMHAYNLVAAEGVFCEPASATPIAGLLKLHAAGRLTPGQTVVAVLTGNGLKDPDAALRSVEAPRAVEAHMERVLESIL